In Toxoplasma gondii ME49 chromosome VIII, whole genome shotgun sequence, a single genomic region encodes these proteins:
- a CDS encoding glycoprotease family protein (encoded by transcript TGME49_274110), protein MVSGIRRPVYRCRTSPTCLVLLISLLRLVPSSLADSILPRSARLQSVHFCFRDNSPFTSTHHGFESFSPLGVRFSLQPGFLNDLTSTTGYSFRVPHPELRTNASTQTRFLVPPSGASWSHRTMCRQECAFLRSGKEGISQESSLDAEAFTSAPRTPFPCCRRRKAYPASTLWSVCTPGHGNSSAPGTRWHSPYVCPSSATKHRKASDGRSRFSCLPVRGLRKLWEPQNFYLPLQDLLYGCGGKTPLLCFACSRFGNEWRQTVFEEARATWKPHSCSFLWTREKHTDTTNRIRRCLGGGRPVGCATREPHTDYGVPYLMQWTRSLLFSMPCHKVPVGMQNKEDCKQKTATQSFDSSQSELGDTSGSMTSGEEVAPRQGLTDEKIPVDKPRASLRRRETGQYLSKFQNDGLHGLAQTSCREQQRAVRQGPKNFASETGDSEVPDGTLPIQEENMTIESEEAIRLRWNNLRKTHHEKQRKGGQTLILGIETSCDDTCVGIVDWESGRILANICTPQPELLIKYGGVHPSEAAAAHDRRMQSVVRNALQEAGVSLLDIDVIAFTRGPGLVPCLSVGASAALEIAGELTEVWADAEEAVRDKEISASFADSPHLRHASSGVGKHDSGAYVREQDQGRSPCWGLECMERGEMKRGGSAEAEGGEARETSLDLTKGDGRGAAGGEGFQEQSGRERSWLSAEERQEIFRRVVWAKGATGSADEKVVSRGRGVPLVLAVNHLHGHLLSAGRDSSQQQHASDRQGDSCSPASALPPKFLALLVSGGHTFSCVVKACEDYHLHLRPKLFLVPARSRHRASGDPRTADRAGGDIKKGHEVESEEGEEEAGMERADEGKERRNIGAARIVGESRKCLQDRRLRVETPGNGHQEKNERGDASGLQRERTNDHDGDGPGKDSTNSCFLKDEKSRNVAKDLLVEVWGSWDDPEEANHDGCVNGLQCIYTGQSEDDAVGEAVDKSMRCLMTGASSPESSISASNARSSTSSAPALGYPAMPLPPTSPSLSPCLRCSSPSLPSLSSAAGVCFQTSHAAAETTNKRESSSEGEESASGTSGATGGEAPLGRGAALQGRHGGAMMEEMAASGNDKAVPLPNMLSLKPKTLNFSFSGMKSAFAAAVSKMGHQDEKAKCDFAASLQAAVFKHLEDQLRKTMWLYEFLEDFPRRLAVVGGVSCNETLRRRLRKLCESRGDTSVHEQEFKRLKNRLKILARRIPDSLLSQQVLTGRHDSLCPSSGGRHETSPAKFGAAPHVETTVLETQKRRGGSASFVESSDHEDSESSRQELLATVDTHLPEKKEAFKLHRVAHDGENELSVFEQGEKKKLRHQDRRSAEAMSPEIKKQGASDTDLRGILEKKLRAFSFAHYCRLRVDLNDLVSALKEDSLSSQETRRPIFFLSPEGSFDFDGSCSLGHHQEQTKGLVGEKIPGSQSTGAEVAIDGVIPKPTAPLGLCTRGDSGDLRRSGSRVDRWETFWTSKPLCNDNGVMIAWAAVNAVKCMDMSTGYSGAALTDVHRSEATLSQPDGKLSRRDLQNGTQTDADTDIEDWSVESEKRLDLDHIENLVSRKMTETLGLGREERPQQPERVLHNAGEDDYMSPNDGNESNLRNQKFMAAAGNDKKLVTPRWLGGISLCANDLLSKVEFLVLDWIVKTKSLP, encoded by the exons ATGGTTTCGGGGATCCGGCGACCAGTCTACCGTTGTCGCACTTCCCCCACCTGCCTTGTGCTTCTGATTTCCCTCCTGCGTCTCGTTCCGTCCAGTCTTGCGGATTCGATACTTCCTCGGTCAGCCCGCCTCCAATCCGTTCACTTCTGTTTTCGCGATAATTCTCCCTTCACTTCAACCCATCACGGGTTTGAGTCGTTTTCCCCGCTGGgagttcgcttctctcttcaaccAGGATTTCTGAACGATCTCACATCCACGACTGGATACTCCTTCCGTGTGCCACATCCGGAGTTGCGAACCAATGCGTCGACACAGACACGATTCCTCGTTCCGCCGTCGGGGGCATCCTGGTCCCATCGGACTATGTGCCGACAAGAGTGCGCCTTCCTGAGGTCCGGCAAAGAGGGGATTTCGCAGGAAAGTTCCTTGGATGCTGAGGCGTTTACATCAGCTCCCCGAACTCCCTTCCCGTGCTGCCGTCGTCGAAAAGCCTACCCAGCGTCCACGCTGTGGagcgtctgtacacctgggcATGGCAACTCATCAGCGCCAGGAACGCGATGGCACTCACCATATGTCTGTCCGAGTTCAGCGACAAAACACCGAAAAGCGAGCGACGGGCGGTCTAggttctcctgtcttcctgtCCGCGGTTTACGGAAATTATGGGAGCCTCAGAACTTTTACTTACCACTGCAAGATTTGCTTTATGGTTGCGGTGGCAAAACGCCgctcctctgtttcgcgtGTTCTCGGTTCGGGAATGAGTGGCGGCAGACCGTCTTCGAAGAAGCCAGGGCGACGTGGAAACCACACTCCTGCAGCTTTTTAtggacaagagagaagcacacTGACACGACAAATCGCATTCGGAGGTGTCTCGGCGGTGGGAGGCCGGTGGGATGCGCTACTCGCGAACCGCACACGGATTATGGCGTGCCGTACCTGATGCAATGGACGAGgagtcttcttttttccatGCCCTGCCACAAGGTACCGGTGGGAATGCAGAACAAAGAGGACTGCAAACAAAAGACTGCGACTCAGTCGTTTGACAGTTCACAGTCAGAGTTGGGGGATACGAGTGGATCAATGACATCTGGCGAAGAAGTGGCGCCTCGTCAAGGTCTCACAGATGAAAAGATTCCGGTTGACAAGCCAAGAGCGTCTCTTCGACGCAGGGAAACGGGGCAGTACCTGAGTAAGTTCCAAAACGACGGACTGCATGGTCTCGCGCAGACTTCCTGCCGTGAGCAACAGAGAGCCGTGAGGCAGGGTCCCAAGAACTTCGcctcggagacaggagatTCAGAGGTGCCCGATGGCACCCTTCCAATTCAGGAGGAAAATATGACCATCGAGTCCGAAGAGGCTATCCGGTTAAGGTGGAACAATCTACGGAAAACGCACCatgagaaacagaggaaaggaggccAGACCCTTATCCTTGGGATTGAGACATCCTGCGACGACACGTGTGTTGGCATTGTCGACTG GGAGAGTGGAAGAATTCTGGCAAACATTTGCACTCCGCAGCCAGAGCTTCTCATCAAGTATGGAGGAGTTCACCCATCGGAAGCCGCTGCGGCACACgaccggcgcatgcagtcggtTGTAAGAAATGCTCTCCAGGAGGCAG GCGTCTCACTCCTCGATATCGACGTCATTGCTTTCACGCGAGGGCCAGGGCTCGTTCCTTGCCTCTCCGTCGGTGCGTCAGCGGCTCTGGAAATTGCGGGCGAACTGACTGAGGTGTGggcagatgcagaagaggcgGTGCGCGACAAGGAGATCTCTGCGTCGTTTGCCGACTCGCCTCATCTCCGGCATGCGTCCTCGGGGGTGGGAAAGCACGACAGCGGAGCTTACGTCCGAGAACAAGACCAAGGTCGGAGTCCCTGTTGGGGCCTTGAGTGCatggaaagaggagagatgaAGCGAGGGGGATCAGCAGAAGCGGAAGGGGGAGAGGCCAGAGAGACCAGCTTAGACCTGACAAAAGGAGATGGAAGGGGAGCCGCGGGAGGGGAGGGTTTTCAAGAACAGAGTGGTCGGGAACGTTCCTGGCTGTCCGCCGAAGAGCGACAAGAGATTTTCCGACGCGTGGTTTGGGCTAAAGGAGCGACTGGGAGTGCAGACGAAAAGGTGGTTTCTAGAGGAAGAGGGGTGCCACTCGTTTTGGCTGTCAATCATCTTCACGGCCACCTCCTCTCTGCGGGCAGAGACTCCTCGCAACAGCAGCATGCTTCAGACAGACAGGGGGATAGCTGTTCTCCCGCGTCCGCCTTACCGCCTAagtttctcgctcttcttgttTCCGGAGGCCACACTTTCTCGTGTGTAGTTAAAGCATGCGAAGACTACCACCTCCATCTGCGCCCGAAactctttctcgttcctgCCAGGAGTCGACACAGAGCCTCTGGAGACCCGAGAACGGCAGACCGAGCAGGTGGTGACATTAAAAAAGGCCACGAAgtggaaagcgaagagggggaggaagaggcgggCATGGAGCGGGCTGACGAGGGTAAGGAGCGACGTAATATCGGGGCGGCGAGAATTGTTGGAGAGTCAAGAAAGTGTTTGCAAGACCGACGACTCAGAGTGGAAACCCCAGGAAACGGACACCAAGAGAAAAATGAGAGAGGGGATGCATCAGGactacagagagagagaacgaacgaCCACGACGGTGATGGACCGGGAAAAGACTCCACAAACAGCTGCTTCTTGAAAGACGAAAAATCCAGGAACGTCGCCAAAGACCTTCTCGTGGAAGTCTGGGGAAGCTGGGATGACCCGGAAGAGGCGAACCACGATGGATGCGTCAACGGCCTCCAGTGCATCTACACGGGCCAGTCGGAAGACGACGCTGTCGGTGAGGCTGTCGACAAGTCGATGCGCTGTCTGATGACAggggcttcttctccagagtcGTCCATCTCTGCCTCCAACGCTCGTTCTAGTACTTCATCAGCACCTGCCCTTGGCTACCCGGCcatgcctctgcctcctACCTCCCCTTCGCTTTCCCCATGCCTCCGttgctcttcgccttctcttccctctctctcgagtgcCGCCGGCGTCTGCTTTCAGacttcgcatgcagcagctgaAACAACAAATAAAAGGGAAAGCAGTTCTGAGGGTGAAGAAAGCGCCTCAGGTACTAGTGGAGCCActggaggcgaggcgcctcTTGGAAGAGGCGCGGCACTGCAGGGGCGGCACGGAGGAGCGATGATGGAGGAGATGGCAGCTTCAGGAAATGACAAGGCTGTCCCTCTTCCAAACATGCTCTCTTTGAAACCCAAGACCTTGAATTTCAG CTTCTCGGGAATGAAGTCTGCATTCGCGGCGGCGGTGTCCAAAATGGGTCACCAAGACGAAAAGGCGAAATGTGACTTCGCCGCTTCCCTCCAAGCAG CCGTTTTCAAGCATCTCGAGGACCAACTGAGGAAGACCATGTGGCTGTATGAATTTCTTGAGGACTTTCCGCGGAGACTCGCCGTCGTCGGAG GAGTTTCTTGTAACGAGACGCTACGTCGACGTCTCCGAAAGCTTTGCGAGTCGCGGGGCGACACATCCGTTCACGAGCAAGAATTCAAGCGCCTGAAGAATCGCCTCAAAATCCTCGCACGTCGCATTCCAGATTCACTCCTCTCTCAGCAAGTCTTGACAGGTCGACACGATTCTCTATGTCCCTCTAGTGGCGGTCGGCACGAGACGTCGCCCGCAAAATTCGGCGCAGCACCACATGTAGAGACTACAGTTCTCGAAACCCAGAAACGACGTGGCGGGAGCGCATCTTTCGTAGAGTCCAGCGACCACGAAGATAGCGAATCCAGTCGGCAGGAACTTCTCGCTACGGTAGACACCCACTTaccggaaaagaaagaagcattCAAGTTGCACAGAGTCGCACACGACGGTGAAAACGAACTTTCCGTTTTTGAacaaggcgagaaaaagaagctgcGTCACCAGGACAGACGCAGTGCAGAAGCCATGTCTCCGGAAATAAAAAAACAAGGTGCCTCTGACACGGACCTTCGGGGCATTCTAGAAAAAAAACTACGCGCCTTTTCATTTGCTCATTACTGTCGCTTGCGCGTTGACTTGAATGATCTTGTATCCGCGTTAAAAGAAGATTCTCTGAGTTCGCAGGAGACGAGGCGACCGATATTTTTTCTGTCGCCCGAGGGTTCGTTCGATTTCGACGGATCGTGTTCTCTTGGTCATCATCAAGAGCAGACGAAGGGGTTGGTTGGAGAAAAAATACCAGGGTCCCAGTCCACTGGTGCCGAAGTGGCGATTGATGGAGTTATACCAAAGCCGACAGCACCTTTAGGGCTTTGCACGAGGGGTGATAGCGGTGACCTTCGACGGAGTGGAAGTAGAGTAGACAGGTGGGAAACATTCTGGACCTCGAAGCCGCTATGCAACGACAACGGGGTAATGATAGCGTGGGCAGCCGTGAATGCAGTGAAATGCATGGACATGTCAACGGGATATTCGGGTGCAGCACTGACCGACGTCCACCGGTCAGAGGCGACACTGAGTCAACCAGACGGGAAACTATCCCGAAGAGATCTTCAGAATGGAACGCAGACTGACGCTGACACAGACATTGAAGACTGGAGTGTCGAGTCAGAGAAACGCCTCGACCTTGATCACATAGAAAATCTGGTGAGTCGCAAAATGACAGAAACTCTGGGGCtgggcagagaggagaggccgCAGCAGCCAGAGCGAGTGCTACACAatgcaggcgaagacgaTTACATGTCACCAAACGATGGAAATGAGAGTAATCTTCGTAATCAAAAATTCATGGCTGCGGCTGGTAACGATAAGAAACTTGTTACACCTCGCTGGCTGGGCGGGATATCGCTGTGTGCAAACGACCTCCTCTCGAAGGTCGAGTTCCTGGTTCTCGATTGGATTGTGAAAACAAAGTCACTGCCTTAG
- a CDS encoding hypothetical protein (encoded by transcript TGME49_274100), which translates to MMVAVTPCLSVMSPFLTAQCCRQERNYAWKQRTYPFVVPSLTVETCPTASRFASLEACSKRSKHSLSSAPRLRGGTSSSELRFSWGSRRNVGAFAALRRQPSSCNSLPGGLRHRQTSNSAGDSSLTSSVLGSSYFDLGHRRLISSAYLSPLYDGDFLPSYAYTLPSPSSVNPLFGTPPSLHSSRVRKAHSPSYVSRNQSQRREDFELVASLPFRPRRRVSSGSLLVACASPTDSQEKPQPPRRFHEPVLAVDFPETFLPQKTFGKQAPVPHDCVAVAPRCMHDICWIPAARAYAVAVYVNRDSLEGWKEWYTQRRHAAEKGLKAEEEQEALSLLFAPEIEKTLVFTFVGNKNPEHILKGFHRALANSVPRNMDAGCKDALYKEVQAFIQALRSCTFKPSCSLAVTVLPTEALTYAAPGSKAIESSTGGAEKPEHSVPPEGVNDSRATIVLMYKEANDISFKLLASFSSRFLSLALHNLYLDGWGAPEPRYQSISKKFREGARKALQEMKEK; encoded by the exons ATGATGGTGGCCGTCACTCCTTGTCTTAGCGTGATGTCGCCTTTCCTCACGGCACAATGCTGTCGTCAGGAGCGCAACTATGCGTGGAAACAG CGTACTTACCCGTTCGTTGTACCAAGCCTAACAGTGGAGACATGTCCCACGGCTTCTCGATTCGCGTCACTTGAAGCTTGTTCCAAACGTTCCAAGCattccctttcctctgcacCGCGTCTGAGGGGTGGCACCTCTAGCTCCGagcttcgtttttcctgggGATCTAGACGAAACGTTGGAGCCTTTGCTGCCTTGCGGAGACAACCATCTTCTTGCAACTCTTTACCCGGTGGTCTGAGACACCGCCAAACATCAAATAGCGCGGGAGACTCATCACTgacttcttctgttttggGGAGTTCATATTTCGATCTTGGTCACCGTCGTCTGATTTCCTCCGCGTACCTCTCACCTTTGTATGACGGCGATTTCTTGCCATCCTATGCTTATACGCTGCCCTCACCTTCATCCGTAAACCCTTTATTCGGTACGCCGCCGTCTTTGCATTCTTCCCGCGTGCGCAAGGCCCATTCGCCAAGCTATGTATCGAGGAATCAAtcgcagcgaagagaggatTTCGAACTAGTCGCTAGCCTACCCTTCCGACCACGAAGGAGAGTTTCCTCGGGGAGCCTTCTTGTTGCGTGCGCTTCGCCTACGGACAGCCAAGAAAAGCCACAGCCCCCAAGACGTTTCCACGAACCTGTGTTAGCCGTTGATTTCCCGGAGACCTTTCTGCCCCAAAAGACCTTTGGAAAACAGGCGCCGGTTCCTCACGACTGCGTCGCCGTCGcgcctcgctgcatgcacgacaTTTGTTGGATTCCCGCGGCGAGGGCGTACGCAGTTGCAGTGTATGTGAACCGTGACAGTTTAGAGGGTTGGAAAGAGTGGTACACACAACGGAGACATGCAGCTGAGAAGGGTTTAAAGGCGGAGGAGGAACAAGAAGCGCTGAGCCTTCTGTTCGCGCCAGAAATCGAAAAGACACTGGTCTTTACATTTGTCGGCAACAAAAATCCGGAACACATTCTCAAGGGCTTTCATAGGGCACTTGCGAACTCAGTGCCAAGAAACATG GATGCCGGCTGTAAGGACGCTCTCTACAAGGAGGTTCAAGCTTTTATTCAAGCTCTCCGGTCGTGCACCTTCAAACCATCTTGTTCCCTCGCTGTAACAGTACTTCCAACAGAGGCGCTGACTTATGCTGCGCCAGGCTCGAAGGCAATCGAATCATCCACAGGCGGAGCGGAGAAACCGGAACATTCTGTTCCGCCTGAAGGAGTGAATGACAGCCGAGCAACAATTGTGTTGATGTACAAGGAGGCGAATGACATCTCGTTTAAactcctcgcttccttttcttctcgtttccttaGTCTGGCACTTCACAATTTGTACCTCGACGGCTGGGGGGCGCCAGAACCCCGTTATCAGAGCATCAGCAAAAAGTTCAGAGAAGGTGCTCGAAAGGCTTTACAAGAAATGAAGGAAAAATGA